The genomic region GATGAAGTCATAAATCGAAGGCGTGTCAATTTATTCGCTCACCGCTACCAATTTCATTCTCACCTTTCTCAAATATTCCTCCGTGAGTAATATTGAAGTCAGCCTCGCTGCCAAAACAAAATGCCAAGGCCATTCGCATCAAACAAGAAATGATCGTGTACGATATAATGGTACGTGTACCCTGCCCCTTTCTAAATCCAAAAAATGCTGAATACGTTGGCCATAAAACGCAGACGGCACTGCCAATATGGTGCAACTGCCTCACCGTCTTCTCCTTTTTACGGAATACGAAAGggaataatcgagatatcgaCAGTGATGACATCCTTCCCACTCCGTATTCCCCTTCTCTCTCCATCGTAATGCCCTTTACATCTCAATTCCCTTTATTTAGCAACGTTTATTtgtttcatcaaaaaattccattctctCCCCGTTCATTTTGTCCCTATTTTTATGCGGATAAGGGTCCAGAAGGGCTAGACGACGAGAGAGGTTTGGAGAATAACTCCGGACAAGCACCGAGTACCCCAGCACTTgtctcattttcttttttgctCCTCGCGCCCGTTGGCTTTTAAACTTTTTACGTAATAtccaaaatttgaatttaaccGCTAATTATACGACCCTCGCACCACCTCCCCCCCTTGCCCCTTGGACGAGCTCACCCGGGTACAACGCTAAAATATTCATCGTCTTGGTAACTGGAAACTTTTCCCGCTCCGACGGACCACGGAAATTTATTATACCTACTATCATCCTCCCcctttctctctcgctttcttTTCATCCCCCAAGTGAATCTACCACTGTAGTATGCATCAAACCGGCTATTCCCATGACCCACCCTTCCCGTAGTTGACTTGAGTTCGACCCTTAAGTGGTCGCACAATGAGGGAATTCCCGcggttttttcgattttttatttttgtacggCAAATGTCagcgaaaaatttatcaaagttTCCGCTACGACTTTCAAATATGTTGGATACACTGGCAATCCTTTGGGCTTTTCATTATTCACTCTAGTTTATTTCTTAGGGGATGCACAGTGCGTCTATGCAATTACCGACCCAGTAATTTTCTCCTTTATCAGCACAAAATTTTCCTAAcctaaaatgaaatttcatcatcATATAGTATTGGATTATGAAGTTAAGTTcatagaattaattgaaagagaAATGACGGTTACAGAAACGAATCAACGTGGACGGCGCCGAAGTACCCTCCGAGTGTTTAtatataaacataaacaataatttcataGGGAGAAAGAATAGAGTTCTTTCATTTAGGTGAGGAATTTTCTTTTATGTTTTGTAATCAGTTTTTAGTCTCGTCTAGAGATCCGTAGAGAACAGACATTTCGCCCTCGTGCCCTTTCGAAAAAAGATGAAGTTAAATGCACTGCATTTAATCCACtgcattttatattcatttatatACCCCATATCCAATATATAGTAATTATATCGTTTGAAAGATACTTCCGAACGCCGTGGTAGACCTTGTCCGGATGTTAAGATGGATTGATCAAAACTCAAAAACACAACACttcttaataaaaataaagaatatatttattttattcggatTTGTACAGTGATACAGTGGACTGTATTGAGCGTTTACACTGTCAATTGTAACtaaagaaaaatgaacaaGTCGCAGCTTTTATACAGTTAACAAAGTCCTGGGAGGAAACACTGTGATTGGCTCCGTATTGTCAAATTGAGGAATTCCCGGAGTAAAGAAGTATTagaaatataatataaatataatactGCAAATATTGGGACTCATAAAGTTCAGGTAGGGTCAAGGTCCCCTGAGACGCTTGTGATGGTCATGGGGAGCAGAGATGTAGTGACATAGGATTAGCAATTTTAGtatattgaaaatgattttattaggATAAATGCAAAAAGAGGAAAATAAGGTGGATAGCGCAAATGATGGGAACTAAGCGGCGGAAATTGAGGGACAGATGTTGGGGAATTACCCAGTAATAATTTACATAGCCCTAAtaagaacaaaaaatcaagaaagacTTGAATATCACGACTCAACAGTAATTATTACTCAGCATCGGGATCGAAGGGATGACTCATGCACTTTGATAAAACGATAGACTAGtttttatcgaaatattttcttcttctggggttaaatgaaattgaaatgaaagcTCTGGTGTTGAGCTGCAAATATTGAAGAAGAATTCAATGATATAAAATGTCCAAAGAGCTTGAATATCCTCAAGAGTGCCGCGAAGAATCTCAACAATTGTAAATACTCTTCCGaatgaaactgaaaaaaattgaatgttagAATCGATGTTAAATCATCCAAAGCAAAGTACAAGTTGTTATCCGCTGCACTAGCGGTCGCCGTCTTTCTCGTCGAGTGTGGCTGGCTTCAGTGAAAAGCGTCTAGCACACATGGTACCATAGCCCACGACAATAGGCATTGTGCAGACGCCATAAGCAGGAAGCGAAATGTGCGACAGGGCTACCCCTCGGCTGTATTGTCCGAGTGTCAGTGAGAAGGTACACCCACCCTCTTCTCATTGCCAAATATCGTCTACAcactttttcaataatttcaaggTCATTAGAGTgtatcgcaatttttcacagacgATTTAGATGAACATTGCGGAactttcacgaaaaaatccGGTAActattccgtaaaatttcctaTAACCGGATATCACTTCGGAATTATGGAACAACacgtacacggagagaaaaattcttgaaaaattacgtgtctgttccgtaatcttcagccaaaacaatattcgataaaaatcacGGAACAGTCACGCACATTTTCAGtgaatattcaggaaaaagttcAAAACGTTTCAGAAAAAGCATGAAATGTTCGGTGAAATAATGCGAAACCTATCTGTCATTttgactgaatactgttttgactggcagattacggcacaggcaggtaatttttcaataatgtaTGTAGAATCAGGGTACAGGGAacagcaataattttaatcaaacttaaaatatataatgataataaaaattaaatcgggTATGATAAAGGTCCATGATCTTAACTGGTCAACTCTCATCCTGAGACTGAATCATATATCGTCCTCTCGCACCATCCATactcatttgtttataatacttttctttctcactctgtcatactatttctctctcaaactCATTCCACTCATAGGACACACATAAATACACAAAGAAATACCACACACGTCGCACTCATTCCCGAAAATCATTTCCCTCTTCCGCTTAATCTTACACGAGACCGCCAGCGCGCTTCGCGCgccgaatttgaatttattccgaagtagaacatgtaatattttcgatggtgacttATCATAACGATGAAACGAAACTACCTCATTTTCGGGCAACATGaacaattccataaattctaCTAATTGATTGTTTAAGTCACCAGCGAAAATTTATACATGTTCTACTatggaataaattcaaattcggcGCGCTGGTGATCTCGTCCACTATGAACCCGAACGACCAATAAGGAAAAAGtcttacgcatgaagttagcAAATATCTTACGTAgctaacttaatttatgtgcttctccTTTAATAAACGAGATCGTCCGCGCGTGCTACGCACGCGCCATCTTTTCCAAATCATAAGAATTGAAAACTCTAGAAAATGAATGCTCTTATTCTATCTTCgaagttaaaattaaaactcatgGAAAAAGACAATTGGGAAAATCTTAATATATTTCGATTGCTCTAAGATTGCATATACTATACAGTGCGAGGCAGCATACGGTATACAGAATCGAGAACATTTCCGCAAATTCGAGATTTAGCTATAATAGCGACAGCAATCAGTCAAGTCAGGAAGAGGGCGTTCTTAGTCTCataataatctaatctaataattaaagattttctaattatttgtgaacatcaaattatgcgattgagattatttattcccttcacataaccAAGAACAGCGCTgcttgcgaattttttttcgtgagtagtagtgcaggagacattgttgccgcaccaaggtgtatacctgcgacttacaaccgtagggaaggttcaaactgaatgtctgcaaaaaaatcgcgttttaaatttttattaatgaaaccatTAACTCCAAATCTATGCCACTTGCgttcaataaacatttacagGAGTGGGAcggattttgaaatgaaaacaaaaataatgttccaacaattataattgacaTTACAACATATGTTAAGAAATATGAACAAACATTAACATGAATACATCCTTTGTATCACTTATCTGTGATTCCGGAGAGCTTTATCTactttaatcataaaattaattagtcttcagttttctctgttatatataaaaaatacaaatgtttagtaatactttttcttcaaaaacagggccatatattgaaataaattctgaataaatactaatgttcatgaatagattattataattccatCTGTTTTGGTTGTTAAAGCTAAATGAGTATTAACCTTACTGCTATGAAGTTGGCAGtctttaaaagtaaaaaatcagaTTCTTAAAGAGCTCAAGCTTgtcaatgtttcatttttgtgtaaaaaaataacagtattaaacttgttatagaattaaatttttgcgtaaaaaaataacagtgttaaacttgttatagaactcaatttttgtgtgaaaaaataacagtctagaacttgttatagaaaaaattttcaattttgcaattgaacTTCCAGAGTAAATAGCACGTCATTAAAGCTATTCAGCTTTCagtttctgaaacaaaaaagattatctgttcttaataactgtttaatgaatgattcaatgcattttcatttatatttccatagaaaattttttttattaatgttctaatgaaaatattatactgaattctgcttgaaactaagccaacattagatgaaaatattgcaatattctcttgcattgaagggagaatagtgaaaaattaaaagtaattaaatttggataaccataaccattaataaaaaaaagtaccttATTCGCGACGTCCATCGCCTCTCCAGATGCAGATTCAGCTGCCCCTCGTTTGAGAATGAGAGGAGGTGCTTCGACAGCATCATCCAACTCATCTTCATTGAGGGCTACATCCTCAGTCAGGACTGCAATGTCATCCATGCTGTTAATATTCAGAACAAAACCATCCCCACGACAATCAACTCGACCTTTAATGGTCATTTTGATTCCCTCGATCAAATCTTCTCTCGGGATGTATGTTACCACGTGAATGGTCATGCGATGGACCCTTGTGCAAAACATGCCAGATCCATAACTCGAACCACTTACCGTGGTAATGCTTCTGAATGGCTCTTTGAGCCATCCAGTGATCTGGACTGGCCCGCGAGCAGCACAAACGTTctccatctcaattttttatatgagatGACCTTCGACCTTCCATTGTCAGCTCCATTCGTAATGTTAAATGTGCCAAAGATGTCGAAAGTGCTCCTACgtgcaaattgaaattctttgtcgCTCACAGTGTCCGTTGATCGCCGATACTGTGGATTGGCCGCTTTAATAATCcctccagtgatttttattatctaaaaagtaaaatttcaaatttttcatatattctCATAGATATTCATTCAGATATTCGCATAGATATTCATAtagatattcattttgtttccaaAACAGAAAACTGACCTAGAAAACTGAACTGggcatttatgttatttattcgttgatattttttttccctcaaggttccctacaaataaataacgtacgttcttacgttcatttgtttgcaacgaacctatcgggaaatattcgataatttcggagctcttgtggtattatatgcgataattttttcataattctgccggtaggctatatataaaaaaaacaaacgataacttaaccaaataaacctctcttcatttcatggcacaattctctttgccgaaatttggataggaaaaataatctcctgaataccactcgatcttcaacattatcgagtatttccctctaggttccctaccactcttgtggtattatatgtgacaatttcactttttttctttttgaatggaaatcacCTGTACCTGATACATCTTGATCTCATCCTTGTATTTGAGAGCATCATCCCCCGAGCAAAGTATGCGAACCCTTCTGCcatcattgttatttaaaatgcaCTTGTAAATCCACTTAGATGGAGACTTTGGCAACTCTCTCAGGTCTTCAATGCTGTCGACGTAGCCGATGATTttcctaagaaaaaaaaatgaaattactctccgaacacgtgtcaatgataggttatgatgattgaatgcataataaatttttgaaatatgttcatttttttaaaataataataggaatACTTACATGAGTGTAGCTGCAACATTGAAATGATCAATGGCTCTGTTGGTCGTATATTTAATAGGTGGAGATGTCATGATGTTTCacgattataaattatctcctttttataataggataAAAACACTCAAACACGTTGCCAAATGTGATGGTTTTTACCGGTTCATTTGTTCCAGCCCAATGTGCGACTAATATAATCGACAGATGTCGCTTCGGTTTCTGTCTTACGCTTAcgcattttcgagatatttcttcgagaaatatcgatatcgatctgtacacgggtctcctttttataataggataGGACTGGCGCTTCCTTCTATCACGCAACGGGCATTCGATACAATCATATAAACATTCAAATCTTGTCAATCGTCTAAATATTACAGTCTAGGTTTACTCATTCTGGCGACATACTTCTATCTCACTCATACCCACTTTTGCCTTTGTTTTATTCCACACAAAAAAGATTAGTCGTCCTACATGTaattctctccgtgtaatttctattgaatatcTCTCTCCGCGTGAAATGTAATTTATCGATTGTTTCCTGAAAATTCGAGACAGGTTCTGAAAAACTTATGCTTCTCATCGATAATTCTGTGAAACATATAGAACATATTATTAGGGGGAGTATTCCCTGGTTTGAAGGGACGCatcgccgacagtcggccgaggaTAAGCGAACATTGGTCGAGTCTCGGCCCACTGTTGGGTATTTCTCCTCTTGTAACTTTTGCGAAAGTCTCGGATTCTAAATCTCGTTTTTCATTACTTTTTTATTAAGCAAATATCTACAcgatacatttatttattttttataacactCAGTCGATTGGGTAGTACGTTCTCCCGTAATATTATCCTTCAGTGTGGGATAATGTTTTTTGCCACAATATTGAAGTGTGAGCTCATACAATAATAGCTAACAGTTTATTCAATACACTGGAATAAAATCAACGATAATAAACGAATGCTCTAAAAAGTGACGTGTCTGATAACGAGAGTAAAGAGATGATCGTACGTGAAAGTGTTTgagagagaggaaaataaaaaaatacacaatATTATTACGTAATGTTGCGTTTGGTGATGCGACAGCTCATTATTATTGCACTCGTTAATCACCCATTTGATTACTGAATGCTCCAAAATGGACAATACAATTGTTGTGGAGAAACAACTAACAAGGGAAGGAAAATATTGAGGTAAACTGATAACTTGTTGGGGGGCTTAAACTGCAACCTATAAATACGAATTGAAACAGTCCAGTGTCAGACTCGAACTGTCAAGCGCAGCAGTACATCAATTGTATTTTATAAAGTGTACCAGTTTTTGAAGTTCCCGAAAGCTGACAATCATGAACGGTATGTgcattttaaatttatcagAGCTACAttccggaaaaaaatgaacaaattcgcaAACAAATCTTGCTTggaccaaaaaaattattggctggaaaaataccaaaaaagaaattgtttGTTAAGAATTTGAGAGCCTCGGACATGTGCAACTGCTCTGAATTCacacgagaaattttttattgaggaaTATTTTGTCTCTAACGTATAAGTTAGGATtcagatatttattattatatttaaaaatatccaaatattttttaatacaatgATACATTTCTctgcaattattatttcttatttATGAAACTACTTCATCGACCTATCAATGCAACAATCGAGTCTATAAACTAATTTCATAgatgaaaa from Diachasmimorpha longicaudata isolate KC_UGA_2023 chromosome 1, iyDiaLong2, whole genome shotgun sequence harbors:
- the LOC135160834 gene encoding uncharacterized protein LOC135160834 produces the protein MTSPPIKYTTNRAIDHFNVAATLMKIIGYVDSIEDLRELPKSPSKWIYKCILNNNDGRRVRILCSGDDALKYKDEIKMYQIIKITGGIIKAANPQYRRSTDTVSDKEFQFARRSTFDIFGTFNITNGADNGRSKVISYKKLRWRTFVLLAGQSRSLDGSKSHSEALPRN